In Lujinxingia litoralis, a single window of DNA contains:
- a CDS encoding septal ring lytic transglycosylase RlpA family protein, whose protein sequence is MWKRYELLAIVRQFMLGTIAIWISACATAPGAGDPHRDLVTHRQGSPDGKEHALRGIASWYGDRFHGRQTASGELYDMEGFTAAHKTLPFHTIVRVIEPESRRSVVVRITDRGPFIQGRIIDLSRAAARDLGMLEAGTVPVILQIEAWGDGSYVSNP, encoded by the coding sequence ATGTGGAAGCGGTATGAACTCCTGGCGATTGTTCGCCAATTTATGCTGGGCACCATCGCCATCTGGATTTCTGCTTGCGCGACCGCTCCGGGGGCGGGCGATCCACACCGCGATCTCGTTACTCACCGGCAAGGCTCTCCTGACGGTAAGGAGCACGCGCTGCGAGGTATCGCCAGCTGGTACGGGGATCGATTCCACGGTCGCCAGACCGCCAGTGGGGAACTCTATGATATGGAAGGCTTTACGGCGGCCCATAAGACCTTACCCTTCCACACGATTGTACGGGTGATTGAGCCGGAGAGCCGTCGCTCGGTGGTGGTGCGTATTACGGACCGTGGGCCCTTTATCCAGGGGCGCATCATCGATCTTTCTCGTGCCGCCGCACGCGACCTGGGGATGCTGGAGGCCGGGACGGTCCCGGTGATTCTGCAGATCGAGGCCTGGGGCGACGGCTCGTACGTTTCCAATCCCTGA